One part of the Amaranthus tricolor cultivar Red isolate AtriRed21 chromosome 16, ASM2621246v1, whole genome shotgun sequence genome encodes these proteins:
- the LOC130802954 gene encoding uncharacterized protein LOC130802954 translates to MAKDSSHLLCDRSWMYQRQFDDGAFNIKFLRGVEEFLKFAISKSRVVEIRCPCSKCRNFEFKNSSEVRDHLLQNGFVENYYDWRYHCYIIDGERSSSNAFDQENQLVRSVHDAADSRFPNKFHTCFPLSNSPNDEEHSPQYQPQTHPQILYHQNWHHQQYFVEELDDDEDMDDEEEEEDEEGQPQVHQHQPQRQLASWDNSEDHRPLLPWLPIKKQFDALKEPNSRRGISANIGKAFKLSLDPSGTSWTKVPEKLKRLYWEEFKKCYKWDPQIDKDVYNAWYSRCSQRYRDIMNKLRKRERQKLKEQGYNEQFLNALKTYSNTQEFKDKSNRGKSNRRKGNADAPPLPTYRGGPISAARLREMMVKEADNVEPTPYNLLLRTKGVCNEDGQRVLITEHDKKIDEHYRKLEAEAIRKGETPDYSQIYKEAIGEVTRIKKKPPLSARYYGLGSANEFFYPDLNDHHYTPRGERNTPDEMRVRLEELKRIYNELKIFMQAQLDENNPTKESIRTIKQRLQALEETAQQLQRALGGESSIAGIGHSADGSGGRPGTGGDMGASTLGESGENCGSRSSR, encoded by the exons ATGGCGAAGGATAGTAGTCATCTTTTGTGTGATAGAAGTTGGATGTATCAAAGGCAATTTGATGACGGGGCCTTTAATATAAAATTCTTGCGGGGAGTAGAAGAATTCTTGAAATTTGCTATTAGTAAAAGTCGTGTAGTGGAAATTAGATGTCCTTGTTCCAAATGTAGAAACTTTGAATTTAAAAATTCGAGTGAAGTGAGAGATCATTTATTACAAAACGGTTTCGTAGAAAATTATTACGATTGGAGATATCATTGTTATATCATCGATGGTGAACGTAGCAGCAGTAATGCGTTTGACCAAGAAAACCAATTAGTGCGCAGTGTGCATGATGCTGCTGACAGTAGATTCCCAAACAAATTTCATACCTGTTTTCCGCTAAGTAATTCGCCCAATGACGAGGAGCATTCTCCTCAATATCAACCTCAGACGCACCCTCAAATTCTTTATCATCAGAATTGGCATCATCAACAATATTTTGTGGAGGAGTTGGATGATGATGAGGATATGGATgatgaggaggaggaggaggatgaGGAGGGACAACCACAAGTTCATCAACATCAACCACAACGACAACTTGCGTCGTGGGACAATTCAGAGGATCATAGGCCATTACTACCATGGCTTCCAATAAAAAAACA attTGATGCTTTAAAGGAACCAAATTCAAGACGGGGCATCTCAGCAAATATTGGGAAGGCATTCAAGCTATCTCTAGACCCTTCTGGTACTTCTTGGACTAAGGTGCCAGAGAAACTAAAAAGGCTTTATTGGGAGGAATTTAag AAATGTTATAAGTGGGATCCCCAAATTGATAAAGATGTCTACAACGCTTGGTATAGTCGGTGCTCACAACGGTACCGGGATATAATGAACAAACTTAGAAAACGAGAGAGACAGAAATTGAAGGAGCAGGGATATAATGAACAATTCTTGAATGCCTTGAAAACTTACTCCAATACCCAGGAATTTAAGGACAAAAGCAATCGAGGGAAAAGCAACAGGCGCAAAGGGAACGCCGATGCACCACCCTTACCCACGTACCGTGGTGGTCCCATATCTGCCGCTCGATTGCGGGAAATGATG GTAAAGGAAGCTGACAACGTAGAGCCTACTCCTTATAACTTATTACTACGAACTAAAGGAGTATGCAACGAAGATGGCCAGCGTGTCCTCATTACCGAACACGATAAAAAAATTGAT GAGCACTATCGTAAACTCGAAGCTGAAGCAATAAGAAAAGGTGAAACTCCTGATTACTCTCAAATTTACAAAGAAGCAATCGGGGAAGTGACCAGGATTAAGAAAAAACCACCTCTGTCTGCTCGTTATTATGGTTTAGGGTCGGCTAATGAGTTCTTCTATCCTGATCTTAATGATCATCACTACACGCCTCGTGGGGAACGCAATACTCCTGATGAGATGAGGGTGCGACTTGAGGAGCTTAAGCGGATTTATAATGAGTTAAAGATATTCATGCAAGCTCAACTTGATGAGAACAATCCGACCAAAGAATCAATTCGCACGATAAAACAACGTTTGCAAGCTCTGGAAGAGACCGCCCAACAATTACAGCGTGCATTGGGAGGGGAAAGCAGTATTGCCGGCATTGGACATAGTGCTGATGGATCGGGTGGTCGTCCAGGTACGGGTGGTGATATGGGAGCAAGTACTCTTGGTGAATCTGGTGAAAACTGTGGATCACGTAGTTCTCGTTGA